A genomic window from Methylorubrum extorquens includes:
- the urtB gene encoding urea ABC transporter permease subunit UrtB, whose protein sequence is MTSLDIAPFANALVLGLSIASIWLIAAIGLTIIYGTVGVINMAHGEFIMLGAYTSYALQSSFGLPFLLCLPASFVVVALVGLIIERGLIRYLYNRPLDTLLATWGVSLVLMQGVRLIFGSDPKYIAVPEIFQSNVEVGFASLSVFRLVVLAITAIIVAGTAWLFYRTRFGMQVRAVMQNKEMAASFGINADRVYMTTFALGAGLAGIAGSLFGVLAIVLPTMGTAYVVQAFLVVVVGGGTLMGSVAAAGLTGELQSVFAFVTNDTFARFLLYVLIVVFLRFRPRGLFAVAKGRR, encoded by the coding sequence GTGACGTCCCTCGACATCGCACCCTTTGCCAATGCCCTGGTGTTGGGCTTGAGCATCGCCAGCATCTGGCTCATCGCCGCGATCGGGCTGACGATCATCTATGGCACCGTCGGGGTCATCAACATGGCCCACGGCGAGTTCATCATGCTGGGCGCCTATACCTCCTACGCCCTGCAATCTTCGTTCGGCCTGCCGTTCCTGCTCTGCCTGCCCGCCTCCTTCGTCGTGGTGGCGCTGGTGGGGCTCATCATCGAGCGCGGGCTGATCCGCTACCTCTACAACCGCCCGCTCGATACGCTGCTCGCCACCTGGGGCGTGTCGCTCGTCTTGATGCAGGGCGTGCGGCTGATTTTCGGCTCGGACCCGAAATACATCGCCGTTCCGGAGATCTTCCAGAGCAACGTCGAGGTGGGATTCGCCAGCCTCTCGGTGTTCCGCCTCGTGGTGCTCGCCATCACCGCGATCATCGTCGCCGGCACCGCTTGGCTGTTCTACCGCACCCGCTTCGGCATGCAGGTCCGCGCGGTGATGCAGAACAAGGAGATGGCCGCCTCCTTCGGCATCAACGCCGACCGGGTCTACATGACGACGTTCGCGCTGGGAGCAGGGCTCGCCGGCATCGCCGGCTCGCTGTTCGGCGTGCTGGCGATCGTGCTGCCGACCATGGGCACGGCCTACGTGGTGCAGGCCTTCCTCGTCGTGGTGGTCGGCGGCGGCACGCTGATGGGCAGTGTCGCGGCGGCGGGGCTGACGGGCGAACTCCAATCGGTCTTCGCGTTCGTCACCAACGACACCTTCGCCCGCTTCCTCCTCTACGTGCTGATCGTCGTGTTCCTGCGCTTCCGCCCGCGCGGCCTGTTCGCCGTCGCCAAAGGCCGCCGGTGA
- the urtC gene encoding urea ABC transporter permease subunit UrtC, which yields MTTRNLYHSKPAQWAVYGLFFVGIAGIPTFVSDGFLLNQFAVYGIYGMLALSISLCWGFGGILNLGQGIAFGLAAYGMAMTMQMQSQDPDSNPIPPFMLNNSLEHLPWFWQPFWSTGGGILLALVVPTLFYVVFGTLMFRARVSGPFFAIMSLAMLSAFATLILDMQPYTNGANGISPPAPLNVFGTDIDPYGPTAYWIVCGGLIAVTVGAKLLTQSKFGLVVQALRGDPERVRFLGYNVALYETCIYAISGFIAALAGCLWVMLIQYVSPAQLDTTFSIGMVIWAGIGGRLSLLGAILGAFLIQGGQSYLGDQFLATWLLMLGAFFIVVVRFLPKGLAGLLEKVLGALARQPGKHARPDMPHAISGAPAAGE from the coding sequence ATGACGACGCGCAACCTCTACCACAGCAAGCCGGCGCAATGGGCGGTCTACGGACTGTTCTTCGTCGGCATTGCCGGGATCCCGACCTTCGTCTCCGACGGCTTCCTGCTCAACCAGTTCGCCGTCTACGGCATCTACGGGATGCTCGCCCTGTCGATCAGCCTGTGCTGGGGCTTCGGCGGCATCCTCAATCTCGGCCAGGGCATCGCCTTCGGCCTCGCTGCCTACGGCATGGCGATGACCATGCAGATGCAGTCGCAGGATCCGGACTCGAACCCGATCCCGCCCTTCATGCTCAACAACAGCTTGGAACACCTGCCCTGGTTCTGGCAGCCGTTCTGGAGCACGGGCGGGGGCATCCTGCTGGCGCTGGTCGTGCCGACCTTGTTCTACGTCGTGTTCGGCACGCTGATGTTCCGCGCCCGCGTCTCGGGGCCGTTCTTCGCGATCATGTCGCTGGCGATGCTCTCGGCCTTCGCCACGCTGATCCTCGACATGCAACCCTACACCAACGGCGCCAACGGCATCTCGCCGCCCGCGCCGCTGAACGTCTTCGGCACCGACATCGACCCCTATGGGCCGACCGCCTACTGGATCGTCTGCGGCGGGCTCATTGCCGTCACGGTCGGCGCCAAGCTGCTGACCCAGAGCAAGTTCGGCCTCGTCGTCCAGGCCCTGCGCGGCGACCCCGAGCGGGTGCGCTTCCTCGGCTACAACGTCGCCCTCTACGAGACCTGCATCTACGCGATCTCCGGTTTCATCGCCGCGCTGGCCGGCTGCCTCTGGGTGATGCTGATCCAGTACGTCTCGCCGGCCCAGCTCGATACCACCTTCAGTATCGGCATGGTGATCTGGGCCGGGATCGGCGGGCGCCTGTCGCTGCTCGGCGCAATCCTCGGCGCGTTCCTGATCCAGGGCGGCCAGAGCTATCTCGGCGACCAGTTCCTGGCGACCTGGCTGCTGATGCTCGGCGCCTTCTTCATCGTGGTCGTGCGCTTCCTGCCCAAGGGGCTGGCGGGCCTTCTCGAAAAGGTGCTCGGCGCGCTGGCACGCCAACCCGGCAAGCACGCCCGGCCCGACATGCCGCACGCAATCTCCGGTGCCCCGGCGGCGGGCGAGTAA
- the urtD gene encoding urea ABC transporter ATP-binding protein UrtD translates to MGVLEIRDLHKSFGGTKVINGFNLDVTELTLCCLVGPNGAGKTTTMDLITGRQKPTSGTIVLRGDDITSLSEHEIAQRGIGRKFQVPAVFRELSVRQNFEVAYSREVNPFRNMLRRRPVGFTDKLDEVATLTGLKDRLEVEAGFLSHGETQWLEIGMVLMQNPAILLLDEPVAGMTESEIEKTIVFLNRLKRTNTLIVVEHDMGFVRQIADVVTVMHMGAFLAQGKLSDIENDPRVREVYLGEPEV, encoded by the coding sequence ATGGGCGTTCTCGAAATCCGCGACCTGCACAAGAGCTTCGGCGGCACCAAGGTCATCAACGGGTTCAACCTGGACGTGACCGAACTGACGCTGTGCTGCCTCGTCGGCCCCAACGGCGCCGGCAAGACCACCACGATGGACCTCATCACCGGACGGCAGAAGCCGACCTCCGGCACCATCGTCCTGCGCGGCGACGACATCACCAGTCTGAGCGAGCACGAGATCGCTCAGCGCGGGATCGGGCGCAAATTCCAGGTGCCGGCGGTGTTTCGCGAACTCAGCGTGCGCCAGAACTTCGAGGTCGCCTATTCCCGCGAGGTCAACCCGTTCCGCAACATGCTGCGGCGTCGCCCTGTGGGCTTCACCGACAAGCTCGACGAGGTGGCGACGCTGACCGGCCTCAAGGACCGGCTCGAGGTCGAGGCCGGCTTCCTCTCCCACGGCGAGACGCAGTGGCTCGAGATCGGCATGGTGCTGATGCAGAACCCGGCGATCCTGCTCCTCGACGAGCCGGTCGCGGGCATGACCGAATCCGAGATCGAGAAGACCATCGTCTTCCTCAACCGGCTCAAGCGCACCAACACCCTGATCGTGGTCGAGCACGACATGGGCTTCGTCCGGCAGATCGCCGACGTCGTTACGGTGATGCACATGGGCGCCTTCCTGGCGCAGGGAAAGCTCAGCGACATCGAGAACGACCCGCGGGTGCGCGAGGTCTATCTCGGCGAGCCGGAGGTCTGA
- the urtE gene encoding urea ABC transporter ATP-binding subunit UrtE has product MLLDLDRVTSYYGKTPILKDVALGLPEGQCLCVLGRNGVGKTTLLRTIMGLTDRTSGEIRIAGDPITKAPTHVRAKYGLGYIPQGRQILPHFTVKENILLGTFARTDGRQDVPDLCLSLFPYLAQNLHRKAGLLSGGQQQQLAIARALATNPRILLLDEPTEGIQPNIVAEIGQTLGRLNKEFGITLILTEQHIKVARKLGDAFLMMENGRIVARGPIGEMTDELIERHMTI; this is encoded by the coding sequence ATGCTGCTCGATCTCGACCGCGTGACCTCCTATTACGGCAAGACACCGATCCTGAAGGATGTGGCGCTCGGCCTGCCCGAGGGGCAGTGCCTGTGCGTGCTCGGGCGCAACGGCGTCGGCAAGACCACGCTGCTGCGCACCATCATGGGGCTGACCGACCGCACCTCCGGCGAGATCCGGATCGCGGGCGATCCCATCACGAAGGCGCCGACGCATGTGCGGGCCAAGTACGGCCTCGGCTACATTCCGCAGGGGCGCCAGATCTTGCCGCACTTCACGGTCAAGGAGAACATCCTGCTCGGCACCTTCGCCCGCACCGACGGGCGCCAGGACGTGCCGGACCTCTGCCTGAGCCTGTTTCCCTACCTCGCGCAGAATCTGCACCGGAAGGCGGGGTTGCTCTCGGGCGGCCAGCAGCAGCAGCTCGCCATCGCCAGGGCGCTCGCCACCAACCCGCGCATCCTGCTCCTCGACGAGCCGACCGAGGGCATCCAGCCCAACATCGTCGCCGAGATCGGTCAGACGCTCGGGCGGCTCAACAAGGAGTTCGGCATCACGCTGATCCTCACCGAGCAGCACATCAAGGTGGCGCGCAAGCTCGGCGATGCCTTCCTGATGATGGAGAACGGCCGCATCGTCGCCCGCGGGCCGATCGGCGAGATGACCGATGAGCTGATCGAGCGGCACATGACGATCTGA
- a CDS encoding N,N-dimethylformamidase, small subunit, which yields MEPIPKKGTPERERLIAAHKACMDSMKGVAGNSVVLCETPGDTTVVTGGVHTDPVLKRVLLRMRGASPKGKLIVICTQVDAEWRIARLSGIRGVPPEFVGDTVYTDEQEIQHAIFLMRLDELSDSYGFPEDYHEGWKRKDDNWPVT from the coding sequence ATGGAACCGATCCCGAAGAAGGGCACGCCCGAGCGCGAACGCCTGATCGCGGCCCACAAGGCTTGCATGGACTCGATGAAGGGCGTGGCCGGCAATTCGGTGGTGCTGTGCGAGACGCCCGGCGACACCACGGTGGTGACCGGCGGCGTCCACACCGACCCGGTGCTCAAGCGCGTGCTGCTGCGCATGCGCGGCGCAAGCCCGAAGGGCAAGCTGATCGTGATCTGCACGCAGGTCGATGCCGAATGGCGCATCGCCCGGCTCTCCGGCATCCGCGGCGTCCCGCCCGAATTCGTCGGCGACACGGTCTACACCGACGAGCAGGAGATCCAGCACGCCATCTTCCTGATGCGCCTCGACGAACTCTCCGACAGCTACGGGTTCCCGGAAGATTACCACGAGGGCTGGAAGCGCAAGGACGACAACTGGCCGGTCACCTGA
- a CDS encoding LamG domain-containing protein, whose product MTTMRLTGYADKFGVHPGDTIQFYVNCDGPSEYKVEIVQMINGDTNPRGPGYIDKPVEAAVNGTYAGQKQIIHGGSYAYVPDAKPFHVESFTLQCWIWPTAPKTHPRYWKHGPQGLVTKWSNECGYGLFINEEGCLELRINEHRITTDVPLRDHAWHFCAATFDAATGTVTLIHEPQVVYALDPEIAPVEASLKVAIAHAPVPVALGAYVERLAPEDPLAASSKPAGVVFAGKYNGKLDSPRICNRALSRAEIEMMKAGAQPGLTERRNAGPTGKLSECIVAAWNFSLGIGTLTAKDEGPYRFDAALVNCPNRAMTGYNWSGQNFDWKHAPGEYGAISFHDDDVDDARWVSDFAWTVPETGVKSRFYAAKLTTPEGDEEFIPFWVVPRIGQETAKIAVMVPTISYMAYANEHVACNAGGAELFVYRVPIMQQQNMFLSEHREYGGSIYDTHTDGTGISISSRLRPILSIRPKYDHFLAQAPWQYPADLHLIYWLETMGYEYDVFTDEDITYDGLARIENYNVIITGSHPEHNTGTQLDALHNYTQRGGRLMYMGADAWYWVHAFHPGYESKGRGVVTEMRRCESGIRTWRADPGEYYHQGTGELGGMWRFRGRYLHAVAGVGMSSEGFDVSSYFSRTPDSLDTRVSWAFEGIDYDEKLGNFGLVGGGAAGLELDIVDTMLGSPPHTLTVATSAGRHTEAYLLVMEDFGFNQQGLDGTTHPRVRGDIAYHETPNGGACFAFSSIAYCGSLPWNNGDNNISRLTKNVLDRFAMDGPLPAPPASAIRHRGRADYDPTPMEHRSRKERGEPLPA is encoded by the coding sequence ATGACCACGATGAGGCTGACCGGTTACGCCGACAAATTCGGCGTCCATCCCGGCGATACGATCCAGTTCTACGTCAATTGCGACGGTCCGTCCGAGTACAAGGTCGAGATCGTCCAGATGATCAACGGCGACACCAACCCGCGCGGACCGGGCTACATCGACAAGCCGGTCGAGGCGGCGGTCAACGGCACCTATGCGGGCCAGAAGCAGATCATCCACGGCGGCTCCTATGCCTACGTGCCGGACGCCAAGCCTTTCCATGTCGAGAGCTTCACGCTCCAGTGCTGGATCTGGCCGACCGCGCCCAAGACCCATCCGCGCTACTGGAAGCACGGGCCGCAGGGGCTCGTCACGAAGTGGTCGAACGAATGCGGCTACGGCCTCTTCATCAACGAGGAGGGCTGCCTAGAGCTGCGCATCAACGAGCACCGGATCACCACCGACGTGCCGCTGCGCGACCATGCCTGGCATTTCTGCGCCGCGACCTTCGATGCGGCCACCGGCACCGTCACCCTGATCCACGAGCCCCAGGTGGTCTACGCCCTCGATCCCGAGATCGCTCCGGTCGAGGCCAGCCTGAAGGTCGCCATCGCCCACGCCCCCGTGCCGGTGGCGCTCGGCGCCTATGTCGAGCGGCTGGCGCCCGAGGATCCGCTTGCCGCCTCCTCGAAGCCGGCGGGCGTGGTCTTTGCCGGCAAGTATAACGGCAAGCTCGACAGCCCGCGCATCTGTAACCGGGCGCTCTCGCGCGCCGAGATCGAAATGATGAAGGCCGGCGCCCAGCCCGGCCTGACCGAGCGGCGCAATGCCGGCCCCACCGGCAAGCTCTCGGAATGCATCGTCGCCGCCTGGAACTTCTCCCTCGGCATCGGCACGCTGACGGCCAAGGACGAGGGGCCCTACCGTTTCGATGCGGCCCTGGTGAACTGCCCCAACCGCGCCATGACCGGCTACAACTGGTCGGGCCAGAACTTCGATTGGAAGCACGCGCCGGGGGAATACGGCGCCATCAGCTTCCACGACGACGACGTGGACGACGCCCGCTGGGTCTCCGACTTCGCCTGGACCGTGCCGGAGACCGGCGTGAAGAGCCGCTTCTACGCCGCCAAGCTGACCACGCCTGAGGGCGACGAGGAGTTCATCCCGTTCTGGGTGGTGCCGCGCATCGGCCAGGAGACCGCCAAGATCGCGGTGATGGTGCCGACCATCAGCTACATGGCCTATGCCAACGAGCACGTGGCCTGCAATGCGGGCGGCGCGGAACTGTTCGTCTACCGCGTGCCGATCATGCAGCAGCAGAACATGTTCCTCTCCGAGCACCGCGAATACGGTGGCTCGATCTACGACACCCACACCGACGGCACCGGTATCTCGATCTCGTCGCGCCTGCGGCCGATTCTGTCGATCCGGCCGAAGTACGACCACTTCCTCGCTCAGGCGCCGTGGCAATACCCGGCCGACCTCCACCTGATCTACTGGCTGGAGACGATGGGCTACGAGTACGACGTCTTCACCGACGAGGACATAACCTACGACGGGCTGGCACGCATCGAGAACTACAACGTCATCATCACCGGCTCGCACCCGGAGCACAATACGGGCACCCAGCTCGACGCGCTCCACAACTACACGCAGCGCGGCGGGCGGCTCATGTATATGGGTGCCGACGCGTGGTATTGGGTCCACGCGTTCCACCCGGGCTACGAGAGCAAGGGCCGCGGCGTCGTCACCGAGATGCGCCGCTGCGAATCCGGCATCCGCACGTGGCGGGCCGATCCGGGCGAGTACTACCACCAGGGCACGGGCGAACTCGGCGGGATGTGGCGCTTCCGCGGGCGCTACCTGCACGCGGTGGCCGGCGTCGGCATGTCGTCGGAAGGCTTCGACGTGTCGAGCTACTTCTCCCGCACGCCCGACAGCCTCGATACCCGCGTGTCGTGGGCCTTCGAAGGGATCGATTACGACGAGAAGCTCGGCAATTTCGGCCTCGTCGGCGGCGGCGCGGCGGGTCTCGAACTCGACATCGTCGACACGATGCTAGGCTCGCCGCCGCACACCCTGACGGTGGCGACTTCCGCCGGGCGGCACACCGAGGCCTACCTCCTCGTCATGGAGGATTTCGGCTTCAACCAGCAGGGGCTGGACGGCACCACCCATCCGCGGGTGCGCGGCGACATCGCCTATCACGAGACGCCGAACGGCGGCGCCTGCTTCGCCTTCTCCTCGATCGCCTATTGCGGCTCGCTGCCCTGGAACAACGGTGACAACAACATCTCGCGGCTGACCAAGAACGTCCTCGACCGCTTCGCCATGGACGGCCCCCTGCCGGCCCCGCCCGCGAGCGCGATCAGGCACCGTGGCCGGGCCGATTACGACCCGACGCCGATGGAGCACCGCAGCCGCAAGGAGCGCGGCGAGCCACTGCCCGCCTGA
- a CDS encoding tetratricopeptide repeat protein, producing the protein MSLAAQPLAAPLTLTEGVAAFQAGAYDRALAVFRPLAEAGDPEAQAWLGALHAGGTGVPASLTQAFEWYRRAAEQGHGPAATNVGAMLAMGQGVAQDRTEGARWLERAAANGDVMAAYNLATLLAKGDGLPADPVRAAELYRSAAQAGHYPSQARLGHFYAQGIGVARDRVEAFAWLSLAAGHGVGTALNALELICKEMSAEEKREGAARAQSRRTEPGRIAPIPA; encoded by the coding sequence ATGAGCCTTGCCGCCCAGCCTCTGGCCGCCCCGCTTACCCTTACGGAGGGCGTCGCGGCGTTCCAGGCCGGCGCCTACGACCGGGCGCTCGCCGTGTTCCGGCCGCTCGCCGAGGCGGGCGACCCGGAGGCGCAGGCGTGGCTCGGTGCGCTCCATGCCGGCGGGACCGGTGTGCCCGCCTCGCTGACGCAGGCCTTCGAATGGTATCGCCGCGCCGCCGAGCAGGGCCACGGCCCGGCCGCGACCAATGTCGGCGCGATGCTGGCGATGGGCCAGGGCGTGGCGCAGGACCGGACCGAGGGCGCCCGCTGGCTGGAACGGGCGGCGGCGAACGGCGACGTGATGGCGGCCTACAACCTCGCTACCCTGCTGGCGAAGGGCGACGGCCTGCCCGCCGATCCCGTCCGCGCCGCCGAACTCTACCGGAGCGCAGCGCAGGCCGGGCACTACCCGTCTCAGGCCCGGCTCGGCCATTTCTACGCCCAGGGGATCGGGGTGGCGCGCGACCGCGTCGAAGCTTTCGCGTGGCTCTCGCTCGCCGCCGGGCACGGGGTCGGCACGGCGCTGAACGCGCTTGAGCTGATCTGCAAGGAGATGTCGGCCGAGGAGAAGCGCGAGGGCGCTGCCCGGGCGCAGAGCCGCCGCACGGAGCCCGGCCGCATCGCGCCGATTCCCGCCTGA
- a CDS encoding TIGR03885 family FMN-dependent LLM class oxidoreductase, whose amino-acid sequence MTRIGYHASHEQHAPSALLRHVHAAEAAGFACAMSSEHFKPWSRAQGHSGHAWSWLGAALATTHLPFGIITAPGYRHHPAVLAQSAATLSEMFPERLWLALGSGQRLNEDITGLPWPEKAERNARLAECAAVIRALLAGETVTHRGRVTVIDAKLYSRPKTAPLLIGGAATAATARALGAWADGLVTVGIEPDKLRPVVEAFREGGGAGKPVFLQTKVCWDPDPARALAEAHAQWSSNAIEGEVNWELRSPEDFETATRFVRPEHMHACVRISHDLGQHTAWLAELATMGFAEIIVHQVGASQEAFIERFGHAVLPQLRR is encoded by the coding sequence ATGACGCGTATCGGCTACCACGCCTCGCACGAGCAGCACGCTCCCTCCGCCCTCCTGCGCCACGTGCACGCGGCGGAGGCCGCAGGGTTCGCCTGCGCCATGTCCTCGGAACACTTCAAGCCGTGGAGCCGGGCGCAGGGGCATTCGGGCCATGCCTGGTCCTGGCTCGGGGCGGCCCTGGCGACGACGCACCTTCCGTTCGGCATCATCACCGCGCCGGGCTACCGGCATCACCCAGCCGTGCTGGCGCAATCGGCGGCGACCCTGTCCGAGATGTTTCCCGAGCGCCTGTGGCTGGCGCTCGGCAGCGGCCAGCGCCTCAACGAGGACATCACCGGCCTGCCCTGGCCGGAGAAGGCTGAGCGCAACGCGCGGCTCGCCGAATGCGCCGCGGTGATCCGGGCGCTGCTGGCCGGCGAGACCGTGACCCATCGCGGGCGCGTCACGGTGATCGACGCCAAGCTCTATTCGCGGCCGAAGACCGCTCCACTCCTGATCGGCGGGGCCGCCACCGCGGCCACCGCCCGCGCCCTCGGCGCCTGGGCGGACGGCCTCGTCACTGTGGGGATCGAGCCGGACAAGCTGCGCCCGGTGGTGGAGGCCTTCCGCGAGGGCGGCGGCGCGGGCAAGCCGGTCTTCCTCCAGACCAAGGTCTGCTGGGACCCCGACCCCGCCCGTGCGCTCGCGGAGGCGCACGCGCAATGGTCGAGCAACGCCATCGAGGGCGAGGTGAACTGGGAGCTGCGCAGCCCGGAGGATTTCGAGACGGCGACCCGCTTCGTCCGTCCGGAGCACATGCATGCCTGCGTGCGCATCTCGCACGATCTCGGGCAGCACACCGCTTGGCTCGCCGAGTTGGCGACGATGGGCTTTGCCGAGATCATCGTCCATCAGGTCGGCGCGAGCCAGGAGGCCTTCATCGAGCGCTTCGGCCACGCGGTGCTGCCCCAGCTTCGCCGCTGA
- a CDS encoding glycoside hydrolase family 15 protein, translating to MSETMSEPQTRPYQPIEAYALLSNCEGCALVARDGGIDWACLERFDADPSFSRLLDRKRGGHFTIRPTERFETARQYLSRSNILETTFTTQTGFVTLHDFMVGPEGGEGRPRLVRLVTGVSGCVSMIAEYRPLAGFAEDFAPLAVQGHRVTAPGCPGLLSDADFAAEGDLAAARFTLEGGQARSFALYLDTPPETCPDARILMEETRRAWVLWTEGAAYVGPLADELMRSALVLKGLTYEPTGAIVAAATTSLPEEIGGIRNWDYRFCWIRDACLSFYVLKKFGMTREAESFFGFVTELCEREESRLKPLYSISGEADLEEIKIDHFEGWRGSAPVRHGNEAAEQHQADAYGQVLDLLYLYERLGGTMPEAMRKHGARLADISAAHWHEPDAGLWEPRKPEQRYLHAAIMNWVALDRAIHLFGEREDWCRERERIVACVNGEAIHRDGYYPQYIGGDDVDAALLIAPMVGFPVDEAAFARTVDVVIERLGHGPLVYRYKNDDGLPGHEGTFLLCAFWLVDALLWLGREEDARTRFQALRALQNDVGLYAEEIAEDDTFLGNFPQAFSHLGFIHSALMLDLYEHGGREAVQGTYADRSLRETDSRRAPRIDGAEAGE from the coding sequence ATGTCCGAGACGATGTCCGAACCGCAGACCCGCCCCTATCAGCCGATCGAGGCCTACGCGCTGCTCAGCAACTGCGAGGGCTGCGCGCTGGTGGCGCGCGATGGAGGGATCGACTGGGCCTGCCTCGAGCGCTTCGATGCCGACCCCTCCTTCTCGCGTCTGCTCGACCGCAAGCGCGGCGGCCATTTCACGATCCGGCCGACCGAGCGCTTCGAGACCGCGCGGCAATATCTGAGCCGCAGCAACATCCTCGAGACCACCTTCACCACGCAGACCGGCTTCGTGACGCTCCACGACTTCATGGTCGGGCCGGAGGGCGGCGAGGGCCGGCCGCGGCTGGTGCGCCTCGTCACCGGTGTCTCGGGCTGCGTCTCGATGATCGCCGAGTATCGCCCGCTGGCGGGCTTCGCCGAGGACTTCGCGCCCCTCGCCGTGCAGGGCCACCGCGTCACCGCGCCGGGCTGCCCCGGCCTCCTCTCGGACGCCGACTTCGCCGCGGAGGGCGATCTCGCCGCGGCGCGCTTCACCCTGGAGGGCGGTCAGGCCCGCAGCTTCGCCCTTTATCTCGACACGCCCCCCGAGACCTGCCCGGATGCCCGCATCCTGATGGAGGAGACGCGCCGGGCCTGGGTGCTGTGGACGGAGGGCGCGGCCTATGTCGGACCGCTGGCGGACGAACTGATGCGTTCGGCGCTGGTGCTGAAGGGACTGACCTACGAGCCCACCGGGGCGATCGTCGCCGCGGCCACCACCTCCCTGCCGGAGGAGATCGGCGGCATCCGCAACTGGGATTACCGCTTCTGCTGGATTCGCGACGCATGCCTGTCCTTCTACGTGCTCAAGAAGTTCGGGATGACCCGCGAGGCCGAATCTTTCTTCGGCTTCGTCACCGAGCTGTGCGAGCGGGAGGAGAGCCGCCTGAAGCCGCTCTACAGCATCTCGGGCGAGGCCGACCTCGAAGAGATCAAGATCGATCACTTCGAGGGCTGGCGCGGCAGCGCCCCCGTGCGCCACGGCAACGAGGCGGCCGAGCAGCATCAGGCCGACGCCTACGGCCAGGTGCTCGACCTGCTCTACCTCTACGAGCGCTTGGGCGGCACGATGCCGGAGGCGATGCGCAAGCATGGGGCGCGGCTCGCCGACATCTCGGCGGCCCACTGGCACGAGCCCGATGCCGGCCTGTGGGAGCCGCGCAAGCCCGAGCAGCGCTACCTGCACGCGGCGATCATGAACTGGGTCGCCCTCGACCGGGCGATCCACCTGTTCGGCGAGCGCGAGGACTGGTGCCGCGAGCGCGAGCGGATCGTGGCCTGCGTCAACGGCGAGGCGATCCACCGCGACGGCTACTACCCGCAATATATCGGCGGCGACGACGTCGATGCCGCCCTGCTGATCGCACCGATGGTCGGCTTTCCCGTCGATGAGGCGGCGTTCGCCCGCACCGTCGATGTGGTCATCGAGCGCCTCGGCCACGGCCCCCTCGTCTACCGCTACAAGAACGACGACGGCCTGCCCGGCCACGAGGGCACCTTCCTGCTCTGCGCCTTCTGGCTCGTGGACGCCCTGCTCTGGCTCGGGCGCGAGGAGGATGCCCGCACCCGGTTCCAGGCGCTGCGCGCCCTGCAGAACGATGTCGGCCTCTACGCCGAGGAGATCGCCGAGGACGACACCTTCCTTGGGAACTTCCCGCAGGCGTTCAGCCATCTTGGCTTCATCCACAGCGCGCTGATGCTCGACCTGTACGAGCATGGCGGCCGCGAGGCGGTGCAGGGCACCTACGCCGACCGCTCCCTGCGGGAGACGGATTCGCGCCGGGCGCCCCGTATCGACGGGGCCGAGGCGGGAGAGTGA